In Scomber scombrus chromosome 17, fScoSco1.1, whole genome shotgun sequence, the following proteins share a genomic window:
- the LOC133997660 gene encoding gap junction Cx32.2 protein-like: MGEWSILSGLLDKVQSHSTVVGKVWMSVLFLFRIFILAAGVDKIWGDEQANMYCNVHSPGCRNACYDRSFPMSHTRFWVLQILIVSTPTLIYLGHVLLVIRRENKLRRRQEQKLDKNGMIKAPKYSNECGKVQLKGVLLCSYMMQLVFKIMLEVAFIVGQYYLYGFIFMPMKITYSEYPCPTPVDCFISRPTEKNIFIIFMLVVAVLSVLLNIVEMFHLMISKIQERKRRNSDPFPLREMHSLKKPGQYSSERVTLC; the protein is encoded by the coding sequence ATGGGGGAGTGGTCTATCCTGTCTGGTTTGTTGGACAAGGTGCAGTCACACTCCACTGTAGTGGGGAAGGTGTGGATGAGTGTTCTTTTCCTCTTCAGGATCTTCATTCTGGCTGCTGGAGTAGATAAAATATGGGGAGATGAACAAGCAAACATGTACTGTAACGTCCACAGCCCCGGTTGCAGGAACGCCTGCTACGATCGATCCTTCCCAATGTCTCACACACGCTTCTGGGTCCTCCAGATCCTCATTGTCTCAACACCAACACTCATCTATCTGGGGCATGTCCTGTTGGTGATTCGCAGAGAGAACAAGCTGAGAAGACGCCAGGAACAGAAACTTGATAAGAATGGGATGATTAAAGCTCCAAAATATTCCAATGAATGTGGCAAAGTGCAGCTCAAAGGTGTCCTGCTGTGCAGCTATATGATGCAGTTGGTGTTTAAAATCATGCTTGAAGTGGCATTCATTGTAGGCCAATACTACCTCTATGGCTTCATTTTTATGCCTATGAAGATTACATATTCAGAATACCCCTGTCCCACACCAGTAGACTGCTTCATAAGTCGtcccacagaaaaaaacatttttattatcttcaTGTTGGTCGTGGCCGTCCTCTCTGTGCTCCTCAACATCGTGGAGATGTTCCACCTGATGATCTCAAAGATtcaggagaggaaaaggaggaacaGTGACCCATTCCCCCTACGAGAAATGCACTCCTTAAAAAAACCAGGCCAATATTCGAGTGAGAGAGTTACACTTTGTTGA
- the mcm9 gene encoding DNA helicase MCM9, which translates to MSISTEQEALIGWAFETYVKEHHHDDINQVIADPMDTTHQPVVVNAMTLFEANMEVGDYFNAFPENVLAIFDKVLHKIAMELSENASPTHRGGQRTKELRMKLTLHARITGLPVCPELIRDTIPRSRDVGHFLSVTVTVIRTSVAKVLEYKRDYICAKCRHVFDVMADFDQFYTFVPPVACPNPDGCNSYKFSSLSEGSEPALCRDYQEIKIQEQVQRLSVGSIPRSMVVVLEDDLVDRCKSGDDVTVYGVMCQRWKPLYDGSRCDVELVLKANNIEVNNQHAGSALLMEEVEKEFEDFWDSYKHNPMAGRNQILSSLCPQVFGMYVIKLAVAMVLAGGVQRIDPSGTKIRGECHMLLVGDPGTGKSQFLKYAAKIMPRSVLTAGIGSTSAGLTVAAVKDGGEWHLEAGALVLSDGGLCCIDEFNSIKEHDRISIHEAMEQQSISVAKAGIVCKLNTRTTILAATNPKGQYDPNEPLSVNVALASPLLSRFDLVLVLLDTRNAEWDRIISSFILEDRGLPAETSGLWSMEKMKAYFCAIKRLQPQVSEEANRILSQYYQLQRQSDSRSAARTTIRMLESLSRLAEAHARLMYRETVTIEDAVIAVSVMECSMQGGGLMGNVNAILTSFPADPSQQYQTQCQILLEGLNLPLLLQKEMGRLSRLKSTSQSDHPTSNHQHQLMDTNSINKIQSHNMTSNHQGDISVDSGLDWFNSIIPSRSLDVTSPIITSTQENFHRKPNSSWSEMSSVSKQPNCQAGKEVLRNTGSSLVTDVVSNPDGTVTPASEDDRTSERNQNVKGRNSLTPEDMKQSGRQENRKHPESSDCVIQKASKNLRDRRLGELERTHQKCDKEEGGGHCGRVVHSKTTLASGKKCPSNNQVQDNLSPVKESRSEAENRRKSTGTTNISTLKRKKMEAEVETGKDLHARLSGFIFKPKKMGPLVHNQGLNSSSDMSGEFQTEPNPGNRDLQTNKHNKESSVSHRKEVSHESGSTLKDTDKDRGKKNQNQCQNHLEGGGVRKQVSCVSEVVESLSKSAVASSTLDKLSAFSFTCTTEPKTTDQTKVDINSTIGMEISPFKRNRTECLRANSQDKNTLNSSECSPLRKKIRTVVTMSKVQDISPPPATEVTPGPETESSTKTKSKCNTKETEPTHAANHNSVQMVTDNMNKRKCFELGPRPNNVGGSGGLFSKLSLFGSGELNDDDVLDTDWDQEVSKKAKV; encoded by the exons ATGTCGATAAGCACAGAACAGGAGGCCCTGATTGGCTGGGCGTTTGAAACCTATGTGAAAGAGCAtcatcatgatgacattaacCAGGTCATTGCAGATCCTATGGACACGACCCATCAACCTGTTGTTGTTAATGCAATGACATTGTTCGAAGCCAATATGGAG GTAGGGGACTATTTCAATGCCTTTCCTGAAAATGTCCTGGCTATATTTGATAAAGTGTTACATAAAATAGCCATGGAGTTATCTGAGAATGCCTCTCCCACGCACCGTGGAGGACAAAGAACAAAGGAGCTCAGAATGAAACTCACTCTTCATGCCCGCATCACAG gcctaCCAGTGTGTCCAGAGCTCATCAGAGACACTATTCCACGATCCAGAGATGTAGGGCACTTCCTATCTgtcactgttactgtaatacgcACCAGTGTCGCCAAG GTCCTGGAATACAAGCGTGATTACATTTGCGCAAAGTGTCGCCATGTTTTCGACGTGATGGCTGACTTTGACCAGTTCTACACCTTTGTCCCACCGGTGGCCTGCCCTAATCCTGATGGCTGTAACTCATACAAGTTTAGCAGTCTGTCTGAAGGATCTGAGCCTGCTCTGTGCAGGGACTACCAGGAGATCAAGATACAAGAGCAA GTACAGAGGCTGTCAGTGGGCAGTATTCCTCGTTCTATGGTGGTGGTTCTGGAGGATGACCTGGTCGACCGTTGTAAATCTG GAGATGATGTGACCGTTTACGGGGTGATGTGCCAACGTTGGAAACCCTTGTACGATGGCAGTCGCTGCGATGTGGAGCTGGTCCTCAAAGCTAACAACATAGAAGTCAACAATCAGCACGCTGGTTCCGCTCTGCTCATGGAGGAAGTTGAGAAAGAATTTGAAGACTTCTGGGATAGCTACAAACATAATCCCATGGCTG GTAGGAACCAGATCTTGTCTAGCCTGTGCCCACAGGTGTTTGGCATGTATGTCATTAAACTGGCGGTGGCCATGGTGTTGGCTGGTGGAGTGCAGAGAATAGATCCTTCTGGGACCAAGATCAGGG GTGAATGTCACATGTTGCTCGTTGGTGACCCCGGCACAGGGAAGTCTCAGTTCTTGAAGTATGCAGCTAAAATCATGCCTCGCTCTGTACTCACAGCTGGAATTGGATCAACAAGTGCAG GACTGACAGTAGCAGCAGTCAAGGATGGAGGGGAGTGGCATCTGGAGGCCGGAGCCCTGGTCCTGTCAGATGGTGGTTTGTGCTGCATTGATGAATTCAACAGCATCAAGGAGCATGACCGCATCAGCATCCATGAGGCTATGGAGCAACAGTCTATTAGTGTGGCCAAAGCTGG CATAGTGTGTAAGCTGAACACTCGAACCACCATCCTGGCAGCAACCAACCCCAAAGGCCAGTACGATCCCAATGAGCCACTGTCTGTGAACGTGGCTCTGGCCAGCCCTTTGCTGAGTCGTTTTgacctggttctggttctgctgGACACCAGAAACGCAGAGTGGGATCGCATCATCTCCTCTTTTATTCTGGAGGACAGAG ggCTGCCTGCTGAAACCTCAGGTTTGTGGTCCATGGAGAAAATGAAGGCTTATTTCTGCGCAATCAAACGCTTGCAGCCGCAGGTGTCTGAGGAGGCCAACCGCATCTTGTCACAGTACTACCAGCTACAGAGACAGAGTGACAGCCGCAGTGCTGCCCGCACCACAATCCGCATGCTGGAGAGTCTCAGCAGACTGGCTGAAG CCCATGCCAGGCTCATGTACAGAGAGACAGTCACCATAGAAGATGCTGTCATAGCTGTGTCTGTCATGGAGTGCTCCATGCAG GGTGGTGGCTTGATGGGAAATGTAAATGCAATACTCACCTCATTCCCCGCTGACCCGAGTCAGCAGTATCAAACTCAATGTCAGATACTGCTGGAAGGACTGAACCTGCCACTGCTGCTTCAGAAGGAGATGGGCAGACTGTCCAG GCTAAAGAGCACCTCACAGTCTGACCATCCAACTAGTAATCACCAGCATCAACTCATGGACACAAACTCCATCAACAAAATACAAAGTCACAATATGACCAGTAATCACCAAGGAGATATCTCTGTGGACAGTGGCTTAGATTGGTTCAACTCAATCATTCCATCCCGGTCACTAGATGTAACCTCACCAATAATTACATCAACTCAAGAAAACTTCCATAGAAAACCAAACTCCAGTTGGTCAGAAATGTCTTCAGTAAGCAAACAGCCAAACTGTCAAGCTGGTAAGGAGGTTCTAAGAAACACTGGATCATCATTAGTCACTGATGTTGTTTCAAATCCTGATGGTACAGTCACACCTGCTTCAGAGGACGACAGAACAAGTGAGAGGAATCAAAATGTTAAAGGAAGGAACTCTTTAACCCCAGAGGACATGAAGCAATCTGGGAgacaagaaaacagaaaacacccAGAATCATCAGACTGTGTTATTCAGAAAGCTTCTAAGAATCTGAGAGACAGAAGGCTCGGGGAGCTGGAGCGGACACATCAGAAATGTGacaaagaagaaggaggggggcACTGCGGGAGGGTGGTCCACTCCAAGACCACACTGGCATCAGGTAAAAAATGTCCCTCAAATAACCAAGTACAAGATAATCTATCACCTGTCAAAGAAAGTAGATCTGAGGCTGAGAACAGAAGGAAGTCCACTGGGACTACGAACATTAGTActttgaaaaggaaaaagatggaAGCTGAAGTTGAAACAGGTAAAGACTTGCATGCTAGGTTGTCAGGCTTTATATTCAAACCAAAGAAGATGGGGCCTTTAGTCCACAACCAGGGCCTTAATTCCAGCTCAGACATGAGTGGAGAGTTCCAAACTGAACCCAACCCAGGCAACAGAGatctccaaacaaacaaacacaacaaagaaagCAGCGTAAGTCATAGGAAGGAAGTTAGTCATGAGTCAGGCAGCACACTTAAGGACACAGacaaggacagaggaaagaaaaatcaGAACCAGTGCCAGAATCATTTGGAAGGTGGAGGCGTGAGAAAACAGGTGAGCTGTGTAAGTGAGGTGGTAGAGA GCCTCTCTAAGTCTGCCGTGGCCTCCTCAACCCTGGATAAACtttctgcattttctttcaCCTGTACAACTGAACCCAAGACCACAGATCAAACAAAGGTGGATATAAATTCTACCATTGGAATGGAAATAAGTCCATTTAAAAGAAACCGCACTGAATGTTTGAGAGCCAATTCTCAAGACAAGAACACTCTAAATTCCTCTGAATGCAGTCCTTTAAGAAAGAAGATCAGGACTGTAGTCACAATGAGCAAAGTACAGGACATATCACCACCTCCAGCCACAGAGGTCACACCAGGACCAGAGACAGAGTCATCAACCAAAACAAAGTCCAAGTGCAATACCAAGGAGACAGAGCCTACTCATGCTGCAAACCATAACAGTGTACAAATGGTGACTGACAATATGAATAAGAGGAAGTGTTTTGAGCTGGGCCCTCGACCAAATAATGTTGGTGGTTCCGGGGGTCTGTTCTCTAAACTGTCTCTGTTTGGCTCTGGTGAgttgaatgatgatgatgttcttGACACTGACTGGGACCAAGAGGTTTCAAAGAAAGCCAAAGTCTGA